The following proteins come from a genomic window of Ailuropoda melanoleuca isolate Jingjing chromosome 2, ASM200744v2, whole genome shotgun sequence:
- the TEKT2 gene encoding tektin-2 isoform X2 yields the protein MATLSVKPSQRFRLPDWHTNSHLLSANGERQRDASHQIRQEARVLRNETNNQTIWDEHDNRTRLAERVATVNRWKEMLDKCLTDLDAEIDALTQMKESAEQNLQAKNLALDVAIECLTLRDSRRDIDVVKDAAEKELHKEVEVIEATKKALQQKISQAFEKLCLLQEARQQLHADHRDKMETLDIDRGCLSLNLKSPNISLKVNPTRVSSGSSTLQQWDDFSQLNKNRADAEMKAAAELREAIALTIAQTNNELEAQRVATEFAFRKRLREMEKVYSELRWQEKNTLEEIAELQEDIRHLEEDRRRKLQNLKLCHTRLESRTYRPNVELCRDQAQYGLTDEVHQLEATITALTQKLAQAQDTLGALYKHLARLQADLDCKTNSMLLDTKCMDTRRKLTVPAEKFVPEVDTFTRTTNRTLSPLKSCQLELV from the exons ATGGCCACACTGAGCGTCAAGCCCAGTCAACGCTTCCGGCTGCCAGACTGGCACACCAACAGCCACCTGCTGTCCGCCAACGGCGAGCGGCAGCGAGATGCTTCGCACCAGATCCGCCAGGAAGCCCGGGTCCTCCGCAATGAGACCAACAACCAG ACCATTTGGGATGAACATGACAACAGGACTCGCCTGGCAGAGAGGGTGGCTACTGTCAACCGTTGGAAGGAGATGTTGGACAAGTGTCTGACAGATTTAGATGCTGAGATCGACGCCCTGACCCAG ATGAAAGAGTCGGCAGAGCAAAACCTGCAGGCCAAGAACCTGGCTCTGGACGTAGCAATTGAGTGCCTGACCTTGAGGGACAGTCGGCGCGACATTGACGTGGTGAAGGATGCTGCGGAGAAAGAGCTGCATAAAGAGGTGGAGGTCATTGAGGCCACCAAGAAGGCCTTGCAACAAAAGATTAGCCAGGCCTTCGAGAAGCTCTG cctcctgcaggAAGCGCGACAGCAGCTCCACGCCGACCATCGGGACAAAATGGAGACACTGGACATTGACAGAGGCTGCCTGTCTCTCAACCTCAAGTCCCCAAACATCTCTCTGAAGGTTAATCCCACACGTGTCTCCAGTGG CTCGTCCACCCTCCAGCAGTGGGACGACTTCAGCCAGCTCAACAAGAACCGCGCGGACGCCGAGATGAAGGCAGCGGCAGAGCTGCGGGAGGCCATCGCCCTAACCATTGCCCAG ACCAACAACGAGCTCGAAGCCCAGAGGGTGGCCACGGAATTTGCCTTCCGGAAGCGGCTGCGGGAGATGGAGAAAGTGTACAGTGAGCTCCGATGGCAGGAGAAGAAT ACCTTGGAGGAGATCGCCGAGCTGCAGGAGGACATCCGGCACCTGGAGGAGGACCGACGCAGAAAGCTACAGAACCTGAAGCTCTGCCATACCCGGCTGGAGTCCAGAACTTACCGACCCAATGTGGAGCTCTGCCGGGACCAG GCGCAGTATGGCCTCACTGACGAGGTTCACCAATTAGAGGCAACCATCACTGCCCTGACGCAGAAGCTGGCGCAAGCGCA GGATACCCTGGGTGCTCTCTACAAGCACCTGGCCCGGCTGCAGGCTGACCTCGACTGCAAGACCAACTCCATGCTGTTGGACACCAAGTGCATGGACACCCGCAGGAAGCTGACTGTGCCAGCAGAGAAGTTTGTGCCCGAGGTGGACACCTTCACCCGTACCACAAACCGCACCCTGAGTCCACTCAAAAGCTGCCAGTTGGAGCTGGTCTAG
- the TEKT2 gene encoding tektin-2 isoform X1 encodes MATLSVKPSQRFRLPDWHTNSHLLSANGERQRDASHQIRQEARVLRNETNNQTIWDEHDNRTRLAERVATVNRWKEMLDKCLTDLDAEIDALTQAGGQGRMPGDPAAGTPHPPHFRMKESAEQNLQAKNLALDVAIECLTLRDSRRDIDVVKDAAEKELHKEVEVIEATKKALQQKISQAFEKLCLLQEARQQLHADHRDKMETLDIDRGCLSLNLKSPNISLKVNPTRVSSGSSTLQQWDDFSQLNKNRADAEMKAAAELREAIALTIAQTNNELEAQRVATEFAFRKRLREMEKVYSELRWQEKNTLEEIAELQEDIRHLEEDRRRKLQNLKLCHTRLESRTYRPNVELCRDQAQYGLTDEVHQLEATITALTQKLAQAQDTLGALYKHLARLQADLDCKTNSMLLDTKCMDTRRKLTVPAEKFVPEVDTFTRTTNRTLSPLKSCQLELV; translated from the exons ATGGCCACACTGAGCGTCAAGCCCAGTCAACGCTTCCGGCTGCCAGACTGGCACACCAACAGCCACCTGCTGTCCGCCAACGGCGAGCGGCAGCGAGATGCTTCGCACCAGATCCGCCAGGAAGCCCGGGTCCTCCGCAATGAGACCAACAACCAG ACCATTTGGGATGAACATGACAACAGGACTCGCCTGGCAGAGAGGGTGGCTACTGTCAACCGTTGGAAGGAGATGTTGGACAAGTGTCTGACAGATTTAGATGCTGAGATCGACGCCCTGACCCAGGCAGGGGGCCAGGGCAGGATGCCAGGAGACCCTGCGGCCGggaccccccaccctccccacttcAGG ATGAAAGAGTCGGCAGAGCAAAACCTGCAGGCCAAGAACCTGGCTCTGGACGTAGCAATTGAGTGCCTGACCTTGAGGGACAGTCGGCGCGACATTGACGTGGTGAAGGATGCTGCGGAGAAAGAGCTGCATAAAGAGGTGGAGGTCATTGAGGCCACCAAGAAGGCCTTGCAACAAAAGATTAGCCAGGCCTTCGAGAAGCTCTG cctcctgcaggAAGCGCGACAGCAGCTCCACGCCGACCATCGGGACAAAATGGAGACACTGGACATTGACAGAGGCTGCCTGTCTCTCAACCTCAAGTCCCCAAACATCTCTCTGAAGGTTAATCCCACACGTGTCTCCAGTGG CTCGTCCACCCTCCAGCAGTGGGACGACTTCAGCCAGCTCAACAAGAACCGCGCGGACGCCGAGATGAAGGCAGCGGCAGAGCTGCGGGAGGCCATCGCCCTAACCATTGCCCAG ACCAACAACGAGCTCGAAGCCCAGAGGGTGGCCACGGAATTTGCCTTCCGGAAGCGGCTGCGGGAGATGGAGAAAGTGTACAGTGAGCTCCGATGGCAGGAGAAGAAT ACCTTGGAGGAGATCGCCGAGCTGCAGGAGGACATCCGGCACCTGGAGGAGGACCGACGCAGAAAGCTACAGAACCTGAAGCTCTGCCATACCCGGCTGGAGTCCAGAACTTACCGACCCAATGTGGAGCTCTGCCGGGACCAG GCGCAGTATGGCCTCACTGACGAGGTTCACCAATTAGAGGCAACCATCACTGCCCTGACGCAGAAGCTGGCGCAAGCGCA GGATACCCTGGGTGCTCTCTACAAGCACCTGGCCCGGCTGCAGGCTGACCTCGACTGCAAGACCAACTCCATGCTGTTGGACACCAAGTGCATGGACACCCGCAGGAAGCTGACTGTGCCAGCAGAGAAGTTTGTGCCCGAGGTGGACACCTTCACCCGTACCACAAACCGCACCCTGAGTCCACTCAAAAGCTGCCAGTTGGAGCTGGTCTAG